The segment TGGAAGAGACCACCAGGCTCAGTCTGGGATGTGGCAATGGACTGGGTGGTGCAGGCTGGGGGTCAAGCGCCTTCTGAAGTGACGGGGCTGGGACACGCAGGGAGGCGGCCCAAGAAGCGCGCCCTAGGCCAGCCCAGAATGCGCTTGGCCGCGACTAGGACAACGGCGGGTGGGGTTgggggcggcggccgggcggGGAGCGGTCCCGCGCCCTCAGCTACCCCTCAAGAGCCGTTGTTTCCCTAACTTCAGCTGCCAGGGGCTCTGTGATTGGCTGCGAGACGACGGCCCGCGCACGGATTGGCTGCTTAGGGCcggggggctgggcctgggggacagaatcCGCCCCCGAACCTTCAAAGAGGGTACCCCCCGGCAGGAGCTGGCAGACCTAGGAGGTGCGACAGACCTGCGGGGCAAACGGACTGGGGCCAAGAGCCGGGAGCGCGGGCGCAGAGGCACCAGGGCCCGCCCAGGGCGCCGCGCAGCACGGCCTTGGGGGTTCTGCGGGCCTTCGGGTGCGCGTCTCGCCTCTAGCCATGGGGTCCGCAGCGTTGGAGATCCTGGGCCTGGTGCTGTGCCTGGTGGGCTGGGGGGGTCTGATCCTGGCGTGCGGGCTGCCCATGTGGCAGGTGACCGCCTTCCTGGACCACAACATCGTGACGGCGCAGACCACCTGGAAGGGGCTGTGGATGTCGTGCGTGGTGCAGAGCACGGGGCACATGCAGTGCAAGGTGTACGACTCGGTGCTGGCTCTGAGCACCGAGGTGCAGGCGGCGCGGGCGCTCACCGTGGGCGCGGTGCTGCTGGCGTTCGTTGCGCTCTTCGTGACCCTGGCAGGCGCGCAGTGCACCACTTGCGTGGCCCCGGGCCCGGCCAAGGCGCGTGTGGCCCTCACGGGAGGCGTGCTCTACCTGCTTTGCGGGCTGCTGGCGCTCGTGCCACTCTGCTGGTTCGCCAACATTGTCGTCCGCGAGTTCTACGACCCGTCTGTGCCCGTGTCTCAGAAGTACGAGCTGGGCGCAGCGCTGTACATCGGCTGGGCGGCCACCGCGCTGCTCATGGTAGGCGGCTGCCTCTTGTGCTGCGGAGCCTGGGTCTGCACCGGCCGTCCCGACCTCAGCTTCCCCGTGAAGTACTCAGCGCCGCGGCGGCCCACGGCCACCGGCGACTACGACAAGAAGAACTACGTCTGAGGGCGCTGGGCACGGCGGGGCCCCTCCTGCCAGCCACGCCTGCGAGGCGTTGGATGAGCCTGGGGAGCCCCGCATGGACCGCGGCTTCCGCCGGGTAGCGCGGCGCGCAGGCTCCGCGGAACGTCCGGCTCTGCGCCCTGACGCGGCCCCGCGCCCTGACGCGGCCCCTGGATCGGCTCCTGCCTGCGCCCGCAGCTGGCCTTCTCCTGCCACCAGCCGGGCCCTGCCCTTAACAGACGGActgaagtttccttttctgtgcgcGGCGCTGTTTCCATAGGCAGAGCGGGTGTCAGACTGAGGATTTCGCTTCCCCTCCAAGACGCTGGGGGTCTTGGCTGCTGCCTTACTTCCCAGAGGCTCCTGCTGACTTCGGAGGGGCGGATGGAGAGCCCAGGGCCCCCACCGGAGAGATGTGTACAGCTGGTCTTTACTCCATCAGCAGGGCCCGAGCCCAGGGACCAGTGACTTGGCCTGGACCTCCCGGTCTCACTCCAGCTCATCTCCCAAGGCAAGGCTTGTGGGCACCGGAGCTTGAGAGCGGGCGGGAGTGGGAAGGCTAAGAATCTGCTTAGTAAATGGTTTGAACTCTCTCTCACCTGTGTCCTGTTCTCTGTCCAGCCATCTTCCACGTCCAGCAGCCCCATTCATCACCCACCAGCCCCGCCCTCCCAAGGACTCCTGTGGAGACCTCCTCCCAGGGCTGGAGGCTGGGGCCCTTTTCCCCATCCTCCCTGCCACCTTCCCACCAGGTGGGAGACACAGCCACCACTTACTACAGCCCAGAAAGGCAGGATCTGCGGTCAGAAGAGCCGCTGCTGCGTCATGGGGCCCTGGAGCCCGGGATGGGACAGGGGCGGGGGCAGCGGCAGACCCCAGCAGAAGATACGGGGTGAAGCGCCCTCAACACAGGCTGGTGAGTGGGTCCTGCGATGTGGGAAGTGCTGAGGGTGAGCAGCCAGGCCGCTGGCTTCTCCCAGAAAGGGCCAAGCCCCACACAGCACAGGGAGGTTTTCCACTGCCCTCTCAGGGCTTGCCTAGTCCCAGGTCTCATCAAGTGGCCACAGAGGTCTATAGAATCCCCCACCAGGCCCTTTCCAACggtgggtggggcaggaacagggGTGAATGTAGGACGCGCCGGTCAACAGTGGGGTTGCCATGGGAGGAGGTGCTGGCAGCTGGTTGCCCGGAGTACCGAGCTTGGCTCTAGCCCCTCGTCCTGGCTCCTCTGCCAGTCCTAGTGTAGCTCCCTACAGAGCCTGTGCCCACCCTGCTGGCCTGGCACCCTGCCCAGAATGGTGCTCACAACCAGCACCTGTGCCAGCCCCTGCTGGGGGCACTCTGGGTAACCTTCCTCCTCCAGGGGCTGGGTGGCCTGGGAGTCAGTGCTGGCCCCTGCCAGGCACCTCGGAATGGGGGGGTCCAGAGCCATCTAACATAGCCACTGAGAGCTCATTGTTTTTAGCCTTGTTCTAGGCACTTTGAATTAACACATTTTTAACTTTTGACATAAAGCTAGAAGCAGAAGAGAGCAGCTGATGAAGGAGGCATGCTTCAGGGAAGAGCTCTAAGCCCAGCCGGAAGGGAGACTTGGCATCTGCCCCAGACTGGCCTTGGGGGCCCTGCCCAGAAATGTCTGGGCCACATCCAGTGGCAGGGAGTCTCCTAGGTCTGGCCAGGCTACCATCATGGAGCAGTGGGAGAACCCCAAGAATGCGGGCTGAGTGGCTTAGGGCAGCTGCTGGAATGTGTGGCAGCTTCCTGGGAGCTGCTGTGGAACCAGTCAGTGGGATGAGTTACAGGGAGAGGGGCCCCACGGTGCAGAGGTCCTCAGCAGGCCTGACCTGTGCCCCACCTGGGCCTGTACAACAGGGACCAAGAATAGTCCCCAAGCTTGGGAGTGTGTGATCCCAGAGCTGTGGCCCTGGCAGAGCCAGAAACAATGGTCCTTACACTCTTGCACCTGGCCACTGGGGCTGGGTAGTTCCAGGTCTGGTGTGTTTGGTCAGAAGCCGAGGCCCAAGGCTGCCTGGGAGGACTTTCCTAAGAAAGCCTTTTCCTAAGAAAGGAAAGgcatggggctgggcacggtggctcacgcctgtaatcccagcactttgggaggctgaggtgggcagatcacaaggtcacgacactgagatcatcctggccaacatggtgatacccgtctctactaaaaatacaaaaattagctgggcgtggtggtgcatgcctgtaatcccagctactcgggaggctgagacaggagaaccgcttgaacttgggaggcggaggttgcagtgtgccgagatcacaccacggcactccagtctggtgacagagcgagactctttctcaaaaaagagcgagactctttctcaaaaaaaagaaacgaagGGCATGGAAAGGCAGCTGCACAGCCTTTGAACTCTCCCAAATGGCCAGGGTGGGCAGCTCAAGGGCCCCGGGAAGCTGTGCAAACCACCAGAGGTGAGGGGAGGGGCCCAGCCTCCAGTCCAGCTCTCACCCTTTTG is part of the Symphalangus syndactylus isolate Jambi chromosome 18, NHGRI_mSymSyn1-v2.1_pri, whole genome shotgun sequence genome and harbors:
- the CLDN5 gene encoding claudin-5 — encoded protein: MGSAALEILGLVLCLVGWGGLILACGLPMWQVTAFLDHNIVTAQTTWKGLWMSCVVQSTGHMQCKVYDSVLALSTEVQAARALTVGAVLLAFVALFVTLAGAQCTTCVAPGPAKARVALTGGVLYLLCGLLALVPLCWFANIVVREFYDPSVPVSQKYELGAALYIGWAATALLMVGGCLLCCGAWVCTGRPDLSFPVKYSAPRRPTATGDYDKKNYV